In the Rhea pennata isolate bPtePen1 chromosome 4, bPtePen1.pri, whole genome shotgun sequence genome, GCGGGGCAGTCTTGTGTTAGATTTTGTTTGGATAGGAAGGGTAAGGGAGGAACGGTATGCTACATTTTCAGGTTTTTGGATTCCTTTCTTAACCCTCTGGACTGGAGGCCTCTTATTTAAAGCTAGAGAGTGCCACCGTGTGGctaaagactttttaaattagCAGCGGCCCTAGAAAGAACAAAGCTAGTAAGATTGGATTAGGCCCCTCTGTATCTCTTTCTAAAAACAGCACAAAGCCGGCTTAACTTCTCTGAGGAGGCTGAAGTTGCAAAGATGGGGACCTGAAAAAACAGTAGAACTCTTAGTCCAGTAAAAAGATGAATGGACACCCAATAACCAGGACTCCTGCGTGCTAGTTTCCATGCCAGAGATGGTATTTTATACAAAGGTGTTTAATACaattcatttagaaaatagGGGCTGGTGCCTGGCATTCCTTTACTCCGTAAGGTGAATTCCTTAAGCACGAGGGGAAAAAGGTTGTGCTGCCTTTCACACATATCTAGACAATATGTAAAATTTGTCATGCCTTTCTATCTAAACAGGACAGGTTGAGAGGAGAACAGGTCCCTGGAATACTGTTAAGATACTCCGTATTTCCTCTCCAGAGACAGGAGTTTCTACAGGCTAAGGAAAGCATTGGGGTGGAGGTGATTGACCTTTTCAAgtgattaaatattaaaaacaatgatAGTAACACTACCATTTTCTTGGAAGCAGAAACTTGGTACACAGGGTCTGAtgtgttctgtttctttattttattttttttcaaaaaatcaagTAGAAATACCTACAGCTTGTCAGCATTTGCAGGGCTTTTAacagctcagcagggcttttttgGCTCATTGAATGTCTCAAACATTTGCTGCTAACTAGTTGTATAACTAGTTCTGGATTTAAGAACTCTGAATCTACAGCCGGTtcctgtgttttgtgttttttttttccctcttcattcAGCATCCAGACATCCTATTTGTCGTTGTCTTTTCTAACAGACAAGCTCTGCAGTTGTACACTTCTTATTCTGCAGTTAGGAGACATCCAGACTCCATGCTGTTCTGACTTTTTGCTTCATTAAATGAGAAGAATGTTTTGCCAATGACCTAGCCAAAGTTCATCGCATAAAGCTATGAGAAAAACTTTGAGGGAGTTTTATAGATGGAAGTCTGATAATTTGAGACACTACGTAGACTTGCACCAAGGAATAGATTCCTCTAACCCAcatgtaaaattttacattGTAGTCCTGCATTTGAATTGACAATCCCGTGGTACTGAAGGGTGTATGGCCATCTGACAGGTAAGATGAATCCTGCCTTTCCTGATCAAAAGGCAATAAAACTTAGCAGTATCACACTCTTAGCAGTAAAACTTGTAAGAGTGTGATTGCAACAGATCAGCTATATGGCTCATTTTAGATGCACTTGAACTCCATCATAAAAGGTACTTCATCAAGCAAAGCAGATATTTTGTTGAAGTACTGAAATCCTTCAGGCTAGATTCAGTCCCTCACAGAATTTGTAAACTCCAGGCTTTGCTGCACAAGTACATTGGACACAAATTACAATCATAAAATTTCTAGGGTTGAGGAGATACTTAGAAGTCCAAGGAAGTTTGAAGCAGTTTTGGAAACCTAAATGCCATCatgcatttaataaaaatgcagttctttGAAATTGCATACCTGTGACTCATTTAACTACATTCTAAAGGCAGAAACAGAGCTCCTGTATcatcagagcaagcagagggAATTCAGGtactgctttttgaaaagtCAGCTAAATTTTTTATGCTGCTCAAAGGCCTGGAATTAGGGCAAACAGATGAAGAACTATTTCATCCTTGCATTGCTGCTTACCAATAGAATTGAATTTCAGATTAGGAAGTGCAACTTCCCTTCCTGAAATAGAGAGTTAATGTGATTATGGCAGCCAGAACCAGAGGAAGATAGATTTATGTATGCCAAAAGCcaactgaaatacaaaacaggACATGGGATAATTTCCTGTAGTTAGTGGGACAATAGGATACCAATCTCAATCTTGAGTCTTCAGGGTAAGTTCAAGATACCTGAACAGTAAAAATTTCAACTTTAATGCTCTTAGTTCAGATCTGATTGTAATTGCTTGAAAAAATTATCCAAGGGTTTGCTCTGAGCAGTAGATATTTCTACAGTCAGAACATTAGAGATCTGATTCACTATCCATCATAAAGCTcgcttttttaaaattaagcaaagtGCTGAGATAAATGAGTGCAACATATTCACAAAGCAGGGAACTATCATGCTTACTGTTTAGCCCTCTAATCAGATGAAGCCTCAGAATAAAATTGAGAACACAGGAACATCTAATACACTGTATAGTGTCTGAACGGAAAATCAAAAGATTAGTGTGAAGAGCCTTCTGGAAATAGTAAATAGGAAGCATTAAGCCCAAAGGTATAGGGCTCAAGTCCCAACTCCGCTTCTGGAGCTAAAGGCAGGGCTGCAGAGAGGTTCTCTGTTTACCCAAAAGTCAAATCTTCTCTTGTAGATAATTGACAGGTCACCCAATTATCACAGCAATGGTAACTGTCTGTTCCATAGAGTAGTGGTTACAGCAGTCACTAAGGAAGAAGATGCAGGCCCAGCTGTGCCCTTCTAAGCCTAACAGCATAAATCCATACTGTCATCCCTCTGGAGAGTATCCGAAGTAGCAGCTTATCATGCAGGCTATGTGTAAGTATCCTCTGCTCCTTCAGTAGaggagccaaaaaaaaaatgaagaattccCAAGGACAGAAGCACCACAGAAGTCAGACATCCAGATACATAGATGAAGTGTTTAGGGTGTGCTGTGAACTGTAGATTTTAGGAAAAGATGCTTAGGCAGACAGCCCAAGCAATGAGAATACATGGACCAGAGAAAAAAAGGTGGTTTGcacctcttttcttccccaggttAGACAatgtaagcaaataaaatagaatgTATAAGCCAACAACTCTTTGTTTTTGAGTATTTGTGTGCATCTACCAGACCcacccctccaaaaaaaaaaaaaaacaccaccacacaCTTCCATACTTCCTATCCCATGTAAAGGCCTTTAAAGATGCAATAAGCAGTTTATGAAATTGTTACAGAGAATGCAAAGGCATTACTTCAGAAAtttatctgaatatttaattGCAAATTTATCAGacttttttaaacatacacaTTCCTTCTCAAAATATACAGCATGATCTACTATATCATTTCTACCGTGGTTTTGCTATGaaaaaatttttgaaacagATTCAGAGCTGTTAAAAATTAACAATACAGAATTATTGCAATTGAAGTGAATAAGTACATTTTTCTAGACAAAATGTAAGTAAGGCTGTAGTAGGTATTGTAATGAGTCACTGCAAACAGTACTGGCAGTTCTgaaagttttctattttaaaaaaaattctctttgaacagaagaaaagtacCTTCACATTAGCACTGAAATTCACAAGACTACGGTTTACTTTTTACTAGAGtcctcttttctgaaaagaattagTTGTCACAACATGCACATGAAAGCATTTTCATGAATACAAATGTAACACTTACTTGGAGCTTAAGAGTTCTGCAGTAGGTGAGTTTGAGGGGAAATGAGGAGTGAGGCTTGAAGAATTGGATCAAACATATTCCTAAATACCCTTACATGCTTGTACAAATATTTCTACAACACTGAGTTAATACAATAGAGCTAGGTCATACAAAGAAAGCCACAGCTTTCCATGGAGTGTTATTTCTCTGCAAtgctttattaaatatatttcattgcATATATGAATTGATCATTTCCAGATATCCAGCTATGCAGAAACagttagcaaagaaaaaaatgtaacattaaaaaaagataaagtcCTTTGGGTTTTGGTTTTAGTTCATAGGCTGATCCTCAAATACAAGCACAAGACTGTATATCTCAGTGAAATGCAGACCACTGTCATCACAACAGgtaatcaaaaaagaaaatcaaatgaaaacagtCTGGGATGCTATGCTCCACTTCATATGTTTTAAGTACGTGACATTGGATGCATTCTGCATGCTCCAAAGCCAGTGCACTATTTCTCTATGTCCATTGTTGTTAGAATGCATTTTTTGAAGATGCTCTTGAATTCTTAAAACACCTATCAGGAGCTAGGTTTATTCTCCTAACATTCAGCTCGGTTGCAAAGGTCCTTGCCTTCTGATAGAAGAAGAGAGACATTTCACGATCCACAAGGAAATTATGGTAGATTACTGCAAGTCTTGTGTAAATCTTCAGCTGAGCTTTTTTATTGCCCAAGTCCATGGCAGCAGCCAGTGCCAAATGATAATAGCCCGCTGCATCAAAAGGATCCTGAAATGAGACACACAGATATACCAATTGTACTATGGAAGGTACTAAGAGAACATCCAAGATCAGTTTATTGCATATCCAACCAGAAGGATACAGATTCTGAACCTAAGTTAGTTTTCCCACTTTATTATTACATTCtaaatgcataaaaacaaaattaggtAAGTGCTTAATGTTATGAAACATTTCAATGTAATGATTTTCCCCAGTagtttttagtatttcttaCCTTTAGGTCATAGAATATGATGTCTCCTAAGATCAAGTACACCTTGACATAATACAATGTCTCCTCCTCAAACTCCAAAGGAGAGGAACAGAGGGACAAGGCTTTCAAGTAAAAGTGTTCAGCAAGTTCACAGTGACCCAAATGGTGATGGATTGCAGCCAGTCGATGGTAGGCTATTCGTTCATTTAGCTGATTTCCTAATGAGAGGATGCATGAATCAGGATAGAGTCAAAGAGACAGTAAGaagtcagtatttctgaaaccagttttgctatttttttatttctaaaaagatCAACAAATACCATATAGTGACCAAAAGTAAATTTCCCCAAGAGATACATGGCCAAAACCtactacctttttttcttaagaaaatccTACAGCACTGCTGAATTTCACTGTAGTATTTGATTGTCTCTGggattttcttaagaaataattgctttcaTACCTCTCATATATAGCTATACACACCCAGCCCATGCTTGCaaggaatataaataaattttggaAGTATTGTAAATAATGGAATTGAAAGCTTGTTCCAATACAAGCTTTCtatcaaaaaaatatatgaaaaaaatcatactgaTCAAAATGACCTGTCTGCATACGTCTGGAGGGAGGACAGTTGTTGATCAGTTCATAGCTCTcaaaaattagagaaaacagTGACTTTGGAAACTAGCCctatttttaactgctttttataGCTCTGTCCACCACTAAGGCTATGAGCAAATCTAAAAGCAGCACATTACCCTCAAAAGCCTCTAGGAACAGTATTATTCATGAAAACTACAAATTAGTTGTAAAAAGCAGACTGATTAATGCATTCTGGTTAGACTGAGTAGAGCAGAGAATTAAACCTGGGATTCCAAAGGTTTTCCATAGCTTGGAGTTAAAATACGCAGCACTAAAGCTGTTCATTCTTgaacagaggcaaaaaaagcaAGGATAGCAATATTATATATAATCTTGGCAAAAAATCTgactaattaaaagaaaacatttttttgagtTCTGCCTTATATTGGAGATACCAGTTATATTCAACTGTAATTGTAACTAGTCTTACCTAAGTTTACACTGAGTATAAGGGATAATCTTGCATATTCCAGACTTTCCTCATAAGCCTTCAGATTCACCAGCAATACCACCAGCTTGTTGCATAATCGGAGTTCAGCATTTTTGTTACCAGTCTCAACAGCAAGTGGGAGAGCTCTGTcctgaaatgcagaaggaaagcttGGACTTCTGAATCCCAAGATGTGCACTGACAGACTTCCATTTTTATGGCATAAAGCGAttttatggttttgtttttctttgcatgtaACACAGATCGTACAGCCAGGGGAGGAGTTGAAACAGGCTATATCTATTAACAGCAACACAAGTTACTCAGCTGCAGTAGGTTATAAACTGCTTTTTGTGCAGATCATCTTTTAGTTCAGTGTTTGTAGAACACCTAGTACAAGGGACCCAAGGCACAACTATCAATCTAatagaagaacaaaacacaaacccTATAGAAAGtcactgctttctccttttcccaagTACCATTGAAAAATATGTCTCCAGCAGCTTCAAACAATTCCATTTCTAAATTTGGATCTCCTGTGTAAAGAGCAGCATCCTGAGCAACCTGAAAGGAAGACagggcaggggaaagaaaacctTGGTTACTTCTTGGTAAAGTAGTAATACTAGCAATtataggggggaaaaaaaaatcttaagccCCTTCTCATTATAACACAGGAGAGGCTGTGTTTATCTTTGATCAGACTACAGCTGTCTGAAttgctgctctgtttttaagCAGAATAGTGGCAGATAAGTAAGAAGCAAAAAGACCAGGGCTCAAAGTTACAGTATCCTGGTTTCAGACAATAGTTTCCTACCATCTTTGTCAGCACATAGAGTCTTCAAAAAGACTGAAGCATTTAATAGCTGCAATATATTAAatttgaatgagaaaaaaagtgataattACAAGTTTGATATACCAAACTGCAGATTTAAAAGCCTGTGAAGTGAATTCTATAAGCAAATCTAGCTCTAGCTCCTCTCTATTGgtcttctgaaataattttatgccATATTAGTAGAAAAGTCTTCATGAAAGAAAGCATACATCCTCCAAACCAAATGAGTAGTATAGAATCAGGATAGTCAGTTATTTATAGGATAAGTAGTAACTGGAAAGCAGACTTCAATGTGAAGTAAGATCCCCCTGCTGTCTTAGTGTTTAACTCAATAAGTAAAtcttgctttggttttgtaATCTCTAGTTTTCAAACTGCATTCAATTAGTATAAGTCCAACTCTACTTAGGCTCAAAGGCTTTCATCGTTTTCAGACTTCAGGAACCTAAGGATTCTCTTGCatcacattttcagaaactgtGCTTTACACACAAGTTGTGATGTGACGACTCACACAAATTACTGGCAGAACAGTCAAAATTTTAGTGGACAGGTTTCTATTTTAAGACTTTCTTCATGGAAAAGCCATGACACTATTCTAAATACCAGCATCTGTACACACACAGTGTGGAACACACATACCCCTGACCCATTTCTCCACTTGAAAACATAACAGATGTAAAATAATGCCTCAAGCTCATTTGGCTTGTGTAATACCATTTGGATGTCTGCCGTGGCTATTAGCTACAGTCTTCtggtagaagaggaaaaagaaatagcaggCTATGGTATAGTCCCTTCCAGTAAATGTTTGGTCAGTGTTCCTGGCCTGTATTCAAACATCTAacttaattcagaaaaatattcattaaaaattagtCCAACAATGAAActcaatgcattttaaatttgagCTTGTTCTGTATGCTCTCCTGCTTCTTTATATGAGTTTTTTCAATTATCTTAACACTAGAAGTtagataattttatttagaaatcatATTTTGGTACTACTCATACACTGTCTCAGATCTTACTATGTTTTATTCAATATGTCCTATAATACAAGATTGCACTATTCCCAAACACCTTATCACAGGAGAGAAGTATTCTTATCCCCTTTATAATTATCAAATACTTTAGAAACCATTTAGACCACTGAGAGAGTCAGAACTGGGTTGCAGTTCAGCTCTAGGAAGACTCAGTTGATCCAGTTTCAGCAGTCACAAGGGTTAGATCAAAGTTTCAGTCTCAACTGTTGCAGTAGTTGGAACAGGCCCCTAAAGGCTCTGTGCCACGCTGTGTCCAGCCACAGAAGGAAAGCTTTAGATGCTTGAGAAATGCTTCCTAAAAAAGTAATCCTGTTTTCCTGAGGATCTGGCCCACAAGCCAGCATGCTAAGAATTGTTATCTGTTACCCAACTGACTGTAGCACACATACATGATCTCATTTCTGCGGTCCTGTAGAGATGATAGATATCGATCTGATAAGGTGAAGGAATGGAATGCTTAGAATTAACAGAGCAGGCACTACAGAAGGTCGCTCCCCAAAATTATCTTTTCAGAGTCAAGTAACATCATTTAAGAATAGAGCACCACAGGAAAATGCTTAGACTTTGAGCTATTAACTGTTGCATAAATGGTATTACTGTACGTTCAGGACATCAAATAGCAAAATCTCTGGGATCATTACATTACTTTTTTACCGTGCCACCTGTACCATGACTTTAAGCGTACAAAACATACCTGAATATAAAGATCCACAAGCTCATTCTGTCTAAGAATGTAGTAGATCTTTCCTGCCTGTAGCCAAGCATatgcctctttctcttttttctgaagatctATAAATATTCCAAGGCTTCTTTTGGTATATTCCAGAGCTGATTTGTAAGCCCTGAAATAGGGGAAAACTGCTAATCACAAAGTGACTCTTCAGAATTGGGAATGTTTGTCTTTATAACAGGAGAAAAGCTTCATGTAAGAGACAGTGTAAAATACATTCTCAGTTTCTTCTATTCATTGCACAGTTATAACAACAACTCAGTCTTTCCCCGCCTCCTTTTTTTGTTCAATATATGCTTTCTGTTAGATGATACCATGATACATTATGATGTATCTTCAAAACTTCAAACAGTTTTAGATATGTCCTTCCTCTACGTAAGGCTAGGGACACATGGGAATGTGTTTCTTCACCTTTAGCTCTTTTATCATTTATGGCATTTTCCTACATGTTTCATAGAAAGGAATTATATCTGTAAATAAGTTATTTCTTAATATCACCTAGGCCTCTGACTTGAGCACAATTCAGACTAGTCAACATTCGTATAAAatcttgggagaaaaaaagcacaccaGTTCTAGAAGCACCTAAATTATAAGATGAGGTGGCACAGATGCCACTAAGGAAGTATAAGGGCACTGTGCTTTAAGTGGCCTTAGAACAGCCAtacttttcatcagaaaaatctGTCAAATTGATTGAGCTTATGGTGTTTTATACCAGACAGATAAGCCTcacatttctttattaaatcCTTCTCAGTCTATCATGTTGTAGAGTCCCATCACATGAAGGAATGCACAAGTTACAGTGAATCTTTAAATAGTGTACCTTTAGAACAGCCTATTCAGACCTTCAAAAAGATGCTAAACAAAAAGTAACATGCACCTTGGTATTTTACACTATCAGGATTTCTGTTCTGTCTCAGCAAGGTCTCATCtctgagggagaaaaatgattttaccACTTTAATTcttacagaaactgaaaagatttgtcacttcttattttcttaatagGAAGTAAAGATCCACTAAGtatttcaggtttttttaatagcaagCTACTGTCAAAGCAATATGAGGATACAGCAAAGCACAAAGTAGTTTAACTCAGTCCCGTTAATAAATACCACTTCCATTCTCCTTCAGAGTTTTTGCTTTCACAACAGAGACAAAAGCATATGCCAATCCATAGCCTAGCATATTAGCTGAGACAGGCCAGGCTGCGAGTGGCCACAGGCTTGCTGAGATGGAGGTGGTGATTTAAAAGGGAGATGGTAGTTTCCAGGAGAGGGAACGCAGTGACACAATGTGaaactgctttcatttctaCATAATCACACAGATGCTCTTGTTACTTCAGGCTGTTAACTAGGGATATTGTGATATTACAGTCTGTTATAATACGGAGTCATTTCTCCTGCTGAAGTTACACAGGCAATGGCTTACATGCACACAAAGAATCAGATTATCCAGCTAATAAAATTCTTGGCAAATTCCAACTAGTTTGAAATCttaactcctttttttcagCCCATCCAAAGAGTTTCACCAACTATATCATTAAACAGCAGCTAGCAAAGCAGAATAAATTAGATGGCAGATTAGAAGTCAGACACATGGACATCAGTCACTTAAAGCTCTACACTCTGTCCAGAATTGAGGCtaatctccttcctttccagaggaATACTTGAATAtcttattccaaaataaatgaCTCCCTAAAGTGAGATGTAATGAAGAAAGATTTAGACAAAGcagacaattaaaaaatatatagaaaaaggAATCTTTAAGaaattgttcagaaaaaaattgttttcccaGCACCTGTTGAATTAGTATAAGTTGATTTGAACCAGAAACAAGAAATAGGCATTCTGAAAATAAGAGCAGGATAGAAATTGCCAGAGACTGACACTACACAGTTTTACACAtagattttgcatttataaacattctgacaaaaaaaaaaaaaaaagaaaaaagaaagaaagaaagaaaagaaaaaagacattctcCGAATGAAACACTTAGACTGATGCCTGACCTTTTGGAATATTCCATGCAGTTTCTGATAGAAAAAACATCTTACGAAAGCTACTATCACAAATAAGTTCTGTCAGCAATAATCCAATGATATAACAGGCTTCAAGAATTGCataatatatgcatatttacatacatttaaaaaaataattcagcttgTGAAGTGGTGCTAATGCTTGTTGAATATCTTGTCTTTGAGAGATGACAGTTACTTATATCAAATCTCCAGTAGCAATGGACCCTTCAATACCAATAAAGTATATTGGTAGAGTGTGAAAAACTGATCAACTGAACTACTAATTAGCTGTTACAAAAATTGAGGTCCTCTAGCATGACAGAAATGTTatgatcaaaataaaaacaaagtcacTGAGTATGTCTCACCTTTCTGTTCCTAGAGACAGATAGAGCTGACTAATGGTTTCCAAAAGTTGTCCCTCCAAAACTTTGTTGGACATCTTTCTAGCTAACGATAGTTGGTACTCATTGTAGATGACACACTGAGCCTCATTGGGAATAACTGTACTGTAGAATTGACATAGCAGCTTAGTAGCTTGAAGTTGACCtaggaaaacagatttcaaatacTAACATGaatctctattttaaaaaggaaacttaagatagttttaaaataattcattccCACTGTTTCACAAATTCAGAACAATAagtcagatttaaaaatcacGATAAGTAGATCCACTACCAGTTTCTtcaacatgaagaaaattaacaaaGGCAAATTAATATTAACAATGTGCAAATTTGTGCTTCTTACAAATCATTAAGCTACATTTTCTCttcacacttcattttcttcatcacttTTGACAAACCTAAGAAGCAccagaagagcaaaaaatacatttctccaCTATTATAGGAGAGAACAAAGATTTCAGTTGCTTCAGTAACTGTTGTAAGtgtaaaatattgtttaagtAACAATAGTAATATACCCTAAACATTCCCGGACAAGATAAGTTCTATAACTCAGAGAAAATATATACTTACTTTCCAGATGACTTGTCTCCATTGCAACTAAAAATGCCCATTCATaataaaatcttcctttttctctctgagttCCACTAACATAATAACACCCCAACTGAAGGAGGACTTGAATAAAATCTCGGCCGCAGTCCGCAATTGGAAGTTTGGAGAACAGCTTCACTGCCCTGATGTAGTAGTTTTCTGCTAGTTTACTGGCTGCTGCATGAAGGCAGAGTGCCCCAAAATTAGCCAGGGCTATAGCCTGATTATGAGCCCTACTAGTCTCTTCTGAAAGACGCAGTGCTTTGTAGTAGTTCTCAGCAGCTTCTTTTGtattgtttgttctttttaaagcaatggCAAGCATATTATAAACAACACCTCGTTGCTGAGGGTTACTCCGTGAAGAATCCGCAACAGCATTTAAAATGGCTAATGCCACATCATATTGCCTGTGAAGAATGTATAACCAAGCAAGTGAAATCAAGTGATCAACAATTTCCTCTGGCTTAGCAGAAATATCAGAGTCCAGTGCTTTCATCATGTAAACAATGGCTTTTCCATACCGTTTGTGGTGGCTGTACAGTTCTGCTAAGCCAAGACAGAGAGAGCTGCGCAGTCCTTGGTAGTCATTAgtaaatgcagaagaaagtgCTTGTGTGAGGTAAGGTGCAATTTGGGATGGGAGCTTTTGCCTGAGTTTTCTAAGGCCGTAGAGCTTGGGAGCATTTTTGATGACTAAATCAATTCTCTTCAAGGAATCCATTAAGGTACCTGAGCTATGGGAAGAGGCAACCTTTATGCAACTTAACACAATGTGTGGTAAGCATTTCTCATTGTAGGACTCTGCTAGTTTGAAATAACAGTTGTTTGTCAAGTTGTTTTGTAAACTCAAGTCATTAAGCAACAATTGCAACCTTTCTAAGAAAGGTAGCACCTCTTCATACTGTTTGTGTTCGGTGTAGTGTTTTGCCAATAGAAAGCATGCCCTTGCCTCTGCATGCTTGCTCTGACTCAGTATTGCCCTCTTTAGAGCATACTTTAGAATATCTGACTCCATGTCAGCACTGCAAATGTAGTTAGGAATTCCCATGAGAAGGGATGTAGCCTTGTCAAAAATatgagaacatttttctttgttcttttgtgTCAGATAGATGACTGTTAGGTTTGTATAAAGAGCAATTATGAGATACAGATCACTAAACCCTCCAGTTATGGCTCCCAAGGCTTCCTCAAAATAAACCCGAGCTTGGGAAAACTTAAGCTTTTTAACACTCAGCCTACCTAAGAGAAAGCATAGCCTTGCTAGAGCCCAGGAcatgtttgctttctttgctgcttcccttgctAACCTAAAAAAGTTAACCAGTTGTTCTTCCTCTGAATAACCATAAAACAGGTTATTGATAAAGGGATAAGAGAAATCATAGAGGTTTTTGAAGTTTCTCTCATACTCCTTTCTATTTaagaacagcagcaatgacTCAAATACTTCAGATGTTTGAACATCATCTTGAGGTATGTGGAAGGAAGGTTTTTCAGGTTGAGGAAAGATCTCCATACTTAAACAGCCAGCAGAATCCTTTCCTTCAGGAGTTGGCCCTCCAGCCCATGTGGCCTCTAAATCCTTGAAGTTTTTCAGGAGTTCTTCGACCTTGCCATTCTTGCTAGTGGATGCCATGTTAGAACACAGGCACAGAATTTCTGTAGTTCAACAACAAGTTACAGATCATAAATTTCATGTGTATACTTGCACATATGTTTGAACATTTTTGTTAGTTTATTATCTATAGAAGATACTGTTAAGAAAACAGTATGTTTAAGAGAGAGACCaaaggtggggggaaaaaaaagatatcacaGCAGATTGAGGAAGAAGAATGTGGGAAAACAGAGGATTGGGGATAACGGGGGCTTGTCTCACATGAGCAGGCTGCTGATCAGTACACTTGTCTGGCCAAGCCCTGCACCTCATCATTGATCTGTTCTATCTTGATTAAACTCTATTCCAAAGTACTTTGTGGGAGTGCATACTCTCCATTCTGTTTGTATACATGGGAGAGATCTGCCAATGAATTACAATTCAAATTAGCTGGTGAGCCAGAGAAGAGTAAGATCTGGAAAGACCAAGTATGAACTAGAGATGATATAAATGACAAAAGGTCAGGGCATGGATACTGGATGGCCTTAAGGTTCAAAGGAACCATGAATGTGAGCATGCATGTGAGT is a window encoding:
- the SH3TC1 gene encoding SH3 domain and tetratricopeptide repeat-containing protein 1 produces the protein MESSAAAVGGSSSVLRFCAVMEERISASLEGKEDSNLERKKIEQGRWTSDWKREKAEAVMNTVSNEDEKGPSQEQMGYSQSEKCTDVSSRTLASQAENFPTDISLKLTAVRRKSGCPDPSLQRQLRGRLRLLENDSREVMAVFSELSARLLSIHSDQDLIVVTFKTFEEIWKFLTYYSLGFINHCMENLFLDQSFWLYSQEEEETGIEVCINENSLYLMYRSLLVQEGAFFVLSPDNLVRKIRATDNEINIYCGNGALTEDASGGSVDGDMTMLPNVFSEPLIPFHQWFLKVYSDPIDLTYKMEYKSIRQVATGSCLAVISYESTMPEEMSFQGGDRIEILGYFIECMEWFIGRHMFSGQIGFVKTSYVKLDVSRNKPQELEFLEAEELYFFSKEKNLEEVIHLLKQTSVTDVCSVYRIDQFEEPECQKAQEYEILCLCSNMASTSKNGKVEELLKNFKDLEATWAGGPTPEGKDSAGCLSMEIFPQPEKPSFHIPQDDVQTSEVFESLLLFLNRKEYERNFKNLYDFSYPFINNLFYGYSEEEQLVNFFRLAREAAKKANMSWALARLCFLLGRLSVKKLKFSQARVYFEEALGAITGGFSDLYLIIALYTNLTVIYLTQKNKEKCSHIFDKATSLLMGIPNYICSADMESDILKYALKRAILSQSKHAEARACFLLAKHYTEHKQYEEVLPFLERLQLLLNDLSLQNNLTNNCYFKLAESYNEKCLPHIVLSCIKVASSHSSGTLMDSLKRIDLVIKNAPKLYGLRKLRQKLPSQIAPYLTQALSSAFTNDYQGLRSSLCLGLAELYSHHKRYGKAIVYMMKALDSDISAKPEEIVDHLISLAWLYILHRQYDVALAILNAVADSSRSNPQQRGVVYNMLAIALKRTNNTKEAAENYYKALRLSEETSRAHNQAIALANFGALCLHAAASKLAENYYIRAVKLFSKLPIADCGRDFIQVLLQLGCYYVSGTQREKGRFYYEWAFLVAMETSHLESQLQATKLLCQFYSTVIPNEAQCVIYNEYQLSLARKMSNKVLEGQLLETISQLYLSLGTERAYKSALEYTKRSLGIFIDLQKKEKEAYAWLQAGKIYYILRQNELVDLYIQVAQDAALYTGDPNLEMELFEAAGDIFFNGTWEKEKAVTFYRDRALPLAVETGNKNAELRLCNKLVVLLVNLKAYEESLEYARLSLILSVNLGNQLNERIAYHRLAAIHHHLGHCELAEHFYLKALSLCSSPLEFEEETLYYVKVYLILGDIIFYDLKDPFDAAGYYHLALAAAMDLGNKKAQLKIYTRLAVIYHNFLVDREMSLFFYQKARTFATELNVRRINLAPDRCFKNSRASSKNAF